The Columba livia isolate bColLiv1 breed racing homer chromosome 2, bColLiv1.pat.W.v2, whole genome shotgun sequence genome includes the window TGAACTTAACACCATACTACTTTTTACCTCATTTCAGCCCTTCATTATAACCATGTTCAGTCAGAGCCTAACAACTGGCTTTTGGGAAATATCTTCTACAGTTAATGCAGAAAAATCTGCATTCACTTGCATAGCTGCAGGAACAAAAAGGCTAAATTGTTGCAAATACACTAAACAACTGTTTCCGTTACATGTTTTGTAGCAACAGAttgtatttattatatatattttgttcaAAGCAAAACTAACATTTCAAAGCAAGAactaaataacaaaatattcctACGATTCTAAGGATGACCAtttgaaataacattaaatCCTTTCAAAACAACCTCAACGCACAGTGAAATGCCACAGCCATTTCACCTACATAGCTATTACCTTGCTTCTCCTATGTAACAGTTCAAGGATATAAATTTTACCTATATCTAATTTTCATATTAAAGGAAATTAAGTAAGTAGTCTCAGCTGTTGAtgataaaaaccaaaccaaaccctgaTTCATAATATACCTTTCTCAAAcaatcatttaaaaattaaggtAGTGACCTGTAGACAACTTTACGCCTGAACATCAGCCAATTCTGGAGGAAGTGGAGTCTTAGGATGCTTGCTTTCAAAGTGCTGTTTGAAGGTCTTGGGATCCGGCATTTGCGTCTGATTAAAGAGAGACATTTAACTTTACGCACAGTACAACAGTTAAGCGATACTACAAAATCTGCTCCCcccatgttttcttttctttttcctgtagtAAATTGTTTCCTCAATGACAGTGCTGTAGTGACAGAAGAACCATTAATTTAGCTGCAGACTAAGAGATAATATTTAGTCTCAGATTTTCAGGGAGCTGCTTTAAAGCACTAGTTCCACAGTTCTGGCATGTTGATGACTTTGGTATTCTTGCTAGAAATCTCCTTGCAGATCTTACACTTCATATGCTTATTTGGAGGAAAAATGTACCTCcttatcattttatttttcaatacatAAAAGATAAACATTTATCCTTTTCAGAATCACATCTTCATGAAAGCCATTTCTTTTGTTTATCAATAGGCCAAAGACTAATATGGCACAGACTGATTCTCTACTTGGCACAAGCTATCTTAGACCATTGTTACTACACAGTTGCAGGCACCAACTGCCCAAGTGATTGCTGCTACAGCCTGATTTCACAAGAGGAGCTCGTTACGAGGACTTAAGTAAGATGCAATCTTATTTAAGACACTCAAAAGTGACAAATCTATTCTGAGACTGACCATTTAAGTGAAAATGGCAAGTTTATCCTTCAGCTTCAAAATGAGGGCATTCAGGAAAACCAGCCAGAAGGAAAGTATAATCTGATTAGCGCTcacatttctgttctcttgtcAAGTCACAATCCACTGCGTATCAAATTTACACTAAAACTTTTGGCACCACCACTTTTCCTCTCTGCATTAACACTGATAACCAGTGATGCCAAGACAGGTCAATTCCTACACAAATAAAAGATGTTTCCATTTAGGAAAAAAGTGATCTTGCACCTTTTACGTTTCATACATCATACTAACACCACATGCAGACCCCTCAATTCAAAAGGCAAGATAACTAACAAAATCAGATCTGTACACGACCTCTCAGATTTTCTCATATCTCAATTATCAGTACAGCTGAGTAACCTGTAAGCAAGTGACACAACAGATGCAAATGCTTATAGCAACAAGCTCAATAGCCACTTAAGTATTTCAATTTCCACGATATAATCTTCTAAAAATTCTGCTCTAGGCTGGAAGACAGACCTTCCTACAATAATTTGTCTTCAGTTCCTCTTACCCTACAGACAGTGCAGGTATATATCaaggcagccttggctgcagcctTCTGATCATgcccttgtttcttcttttgctcAGCTTGCTTTTTggcatttttctgctgtgactGAATCTTCTGCTGTCCACGAGCCATATctacaaacaaaaagaagacatttagtCTACAGATGTGAGAAACTACTGCTGCTAGCTGACTTGGAAGCAATAACCATGAGAATCAAACAGTCATGTGCTCTGTCCATAAGGCGCACAACTGCTATAACTCATATACCACAGACATCTGTTCAAGTTGCTCTTTACCATCTAAAGACTCTCTGGTTTTagaatttttcttcaaatatacACCAGAATTATTAGGTCATTCTAAGGTTTCTTCCACCACAAAACATCAAGGTCTACTTTTGAAAAGTGTTTTCAACAGTCAGAATAATTTAAGTCTCCTTTCCAGTTAACAGAAACTTATTATCCATTTCCACAGGTACAGtaaagtttctttttgttgctgttgttcttttattttaaagcttaagACTCAACCTTTATGAAACGGGTtctaaaaaaggcaaattaaagtATTACCCAACCTGTATTACTGTCTTCTGGTGTACGTGATTGTGAGCTGTTTTGGATGTGGAAATGCCAAGAACAATAGGTCAACCCTCTTTATTTAagggctttatttttattttttttacagctaGCCATTCTTTTTGATTTTCACCTGACTTTACATGCATACACGCttcttaaaaagaagtaaaattcaCCCCATCAGAAGCCATTACTCTATATAATACAGCAGCATAAAGGAGGCAAACACTATTGCCATATCCCATTAGAAGGTCCACCACCAAAGAAATGAGGtacaaaaatcacatttcaggTGGCAGCAAACTAGTGTATTTAGAACTGCAACACTCCCCCTGCATGCAGCCCACTAGGCCACCCAATTCAGCTTGCACCCCAGCCCCAGACAAGACACCAGGCAGGACCTGGGCACACCAACAGAGTAGGCTTCAGAGCATGGGTCTAGAACCCAGCAGCCCACTTTCTGCTGTTGTCTCCCTCACAGGCCACACACATGGTCCAGTTGTGCAGCTCTCACAGAGGCAAAAGTCcaccacacaaacacagacCAGGCAGCCAAAGCTGGTGTCTTCAGACGACTAGTAAAGTCTAATGTTGCCAGGAGGTTGGCTAGTTGGTCACTGCCCATCTATGCAACCCAAGCAGTTGCTTTAAGTTTTATAATCAGGAGACACTACGTGGCTACAACAGGTCTGTCATGCAGTCCTTCCCACAAGGACAGACAGCCTTCTGCTGCAAGAGGGAGAAGGGCCTGTCCAAACAAAGACTGACCTCCAGTAAACATCCGCAAAAAGTCCTTAAAActgttatgaaaaaaaaatttctatGAAACATCAACTACATCTGGAAATTCACTAGTATTTCAAGAATTTCTGGATATGTGGCACCATGGTGCTTAACATGGAACAAAAAAATGGCCCCGAGACCCAAAGCAGCTCTTGAGTGTTGAGAGGCCCCTCTCAGGCCACAGTCAAGTTGTTCCATGGCACGTCACACCACCATGTAACCCTTTGCAGAAGCATTACCCTACATCTTCAGCAcgccctcctcttcccctctcAGTTTCTCCAAAGAATTTAGGAGTCCATATGGCTAACAAAAttgaacacaagaaaacacaaatcctATTAACAGGCATACAGAAATACACATGAGATTCAACACCTTCCACAAGATACAGCATTGAATGTCAATAAGACTAAAAATACCTGTCTATGTTTCACTGTTTGCTACAACAGTTACCCCGTAACATCCCAGCCAGGGACTCACACTGCTTACGTACCACATGGGCCAACAGGAACACTgaattcccattaaaaaaacaaaacaaaacaaaaccttgcCAACAGCTTTGCATACACTAGAAGGAACTTCAGGTTTtacttcaattttattttactagCATTACAGTAATCCTCCAGAAGTCAGGGGgttcctgaaagaaaatactcAGGTAATAAAAAAGGAACGATTTTCATTAAGTTTctgcatttcatatttttagttTCTTGACAAGAGCTTGTTAAGTAGTACACTGCAACAGTCAATCACACTGAGCTTGTGTGTATTTGGCAACTGCTGGTTTTACTTAAGACAAACAAGAAAACGCGAGCAAAAACATCTGCTTAAAAATATCAACCTCCACATGATGTCCAAGACCAAAAATCCAAGAGTTTAAATACTGCAAATTACACGAATACAGTTGAAACACAGAGTGAATACTTAACTACTGGTTATTCTCCATTATATTTATAATACTTCATTAAGGTTATTTGGACAATCAACACACCAAGAAAGTGACAAAAACAAGGAGTTCgtttaaaataatgatgagTTTAACTAGAAGGctaaatctgtatttcagttaCACAACACAGATTAGTGTTGTTTTACTTATCAGGCACACCCTCAGAGAGCCCAGTAAACAGGCCTGCTGTTTTGAAATCGAATAAAAATGCAGGAGCACACAGGAAGCCTAATAACACTGACAAATTTGCTGCCAAATTATaatggcagcagcacaggcccTGCAGGGCAGCGAGGCTGAAGCCTGCGTTACGTTAACGCCTCACACACGGTAGTTTCCCTATAAGTAACGAGAACCCGAGTCGGGAGTTTCGAGTCCCCACACTGGACACCGACAGCTGCTccgctgtcacctccagacGACAACAGCCGCCTGCGCTGCTCGGGCTTTCCCGGCCAGGCGGCCAAGGGCCTGGGCCGGAGGAGCAGCGAGCGCGGCCTTCGCCGGCAGCTctgcggggcagccccggcccggccgcagGGGCAGAGCGAGGCCGCCGCCCCAGCAGGCCGCGGCGGGGTTGGGGGCGGCCGTAGCCGGCCAGCCCCACCACGTGGCCCGCGGAAGGGGCCGAGGAAGGAAGCGGCCCAGCGCGGAGCCCCAGCAGGCCGGGCGCGGAGCGCGCCTcgccgccgggccgggccgccccTTCCCCCCGGGCGGGTCTGCTCCGCCGCGCCGCGGCCGGGCCCGCTCCCCGCACACCCCAcctccccccgccgccgcgcGAGGGCCGGCACCTCCGCTCACCCGGGCCGGGAGTCCGGGCTGGGCCCTGCGAGCGGGTGGAAGGCTCCGCGCGGCCCcgcagcagccgccgccgcctgcccgagaggagagaaggagcagcaggacGGGACGCCGGCACTGCGCATGCGCAGCCCCGCCTCGGCGCCCGCGCGGCCCAGCCCTGCCGGCCAATGGCGGCGCCCGCCCGTTACATAAGGCGGGGGGAGGGGAGCGAGGGGCGCGCGGCCGCGCTGACCTCGCGGGGGCTGGGGCGTGGCTGGGCTGGGCGGGGCTCCCGCTCCGGCGGGCGCGCTGTGGACAGATCCCGGGGAGCGCGGTCCCGCCCGCTCCTGCGCCAGGTCCCGGCGGCAAAGGCTCTCTGGGCAGCGCGGGGGCTGGGGCGCTGAGTCCCCCGTCCTCCGGGGTCGGGCGGGGGCAGGGCTGGGCCCGGGCACAGCGCCGCGGCCCGGGGGCAGGGGCGGCCCTTGGGGACAAAACCCCACCAAGGCCAGCGCTGTGCGGGGTTTGGCACAGACCTCGGGAGAAGCCGAGGGACGCGACGGCGCTGCGGTGCGAGATCACCGCGCCGTGGCTAAGGCAGGGGCAGGACCTGCAGCCCGGGTCCCGGGGGTGGTGGCCCAGCCGGGCCGTGCGAGGCCGCGGGTGGATCCCAGGAGCTCCGCGCGGAGCTGCCGCCGCGGGCAGCCTGGGGGGCTGCGGCTGTCGCTTCCCGCAGAACATCGCCTCCCGGCAGGCCCCGCGCTCCGCCACATTCCGCTGTGCTGAGCATACAGATGCAGCCTAAAAATAGCCGCTGCTCCTCCCCAGTGGGATCCGGAGAAATGGCTCGGGAGGGGCTGCAGAGGGGGCCAGGCAGGGACCCCGGAGAGCATGAAGCCCTGCTCCGGTGGCGGATCATGTGGAAGGCCCGCACAGAGCATAGAAGGGTTAAATGAgttgaaagcagaaggaaacagaGATGAGAGATGGAGAATTTATTTCAAGTTGAAAGTGTGCTACATCTTGTTTTAGTGTTTAAGGCAAGGACTGCAGAGGAAGTCATGTACAGGCTGTATTCACAGTGCAAGTGATTTGAAAGGTACTACCTTGCATGAACAGAGATGGAGGCAGGCCTTGCAAAGATGGATAAAGGAGCACTTTTATTTTCTACCAAATCTTCATGTATCCCAAAGGAAGGCTGAATGTTTGTGCACTGTCGGATTACACACGTCTtaggaaaagagaagctgaaacaGTATCTTTGCTCAGACATGACATTCTGccactgttttaaaataagcctGGAGTCTTGGAACAGTTGTATGTCTGGGGCAAAACAGCAAACATAATATGATTAGAGGAATTAGTAGGTGTTGGCTTGGGATTTTACAGGGACTGAGCCTTGGTGACTGTGATGTTTCCTTCTGATCTGAGaggcaaagcaaataaaaaaaaatccccaaggCAGTACAGTGAACATTTTGGTCCATCTTTATGACTCATGGCCAGAGCATGATAGCAGTTACAGGGGAGCTGTGTAGCAGATTTCGGACACTTAAGTCACTGGAAATAGGTCTGGATGTGACAACATCCAAGACAGTCAAACATAAGCCTGTGATAACAAATGAAGTtgtatttttcctaatattcctCTTTGGAATGATGTCTTCCACATTAAACTGACAGTGCTGAAAATGCTTATACCTGGGCAGTGcaatcaacaacaaaaatctccaaaCTTCATGAAAACAAGCAACTATAAAAAATACTGGAAGTACATGTGGGACGGTGGGGAGGCGTGGGCATTTTGGGTTCCGTGCTTGGAAGCAGGTGGCTTTCAGAATGAGGTTTAGCTTTGATCAGA containing:
- the ZNF706 gene encoding zinc finger protein 706, with translation MARGQQKIQSQQKNAKKQAEQKKKQGHDQKAAAKAALIYTCTVCRTQMPDPKTFKQHFESKHPKTPLPPELADVQA